A genomic region of Carassius carassius chromosome 27, fCarCar2.1, whole genome shotgun sequence contains the following coding sequences:
- the frk gene encoding tyrosine-protein kinase SRK2 translates to MEDLRERFILCCQSTFPCFRDPANSTSSYTEKRQIEVITNPFTTPTPVEKPGYVYIALYDYTARTENDLSFNAGDKLEPLRREEDWWYARGITGISANKEGYIPANYVAAVESLDAEPWYFPETKRLEAEKMLMSQENKNGAFLIRNCESQEGEHSLSVLDNGKVKHYKIRRHDNGGYFVSRIRSFFTLKELVEHYSNEDGLSVRLAEPCKKTMAPETHGLSYDTVDQWEIPRSSLELLKKLGAGQFGEVFEGIWNGSTAVAVKTLKPGTMDPKDFLQEAQIMKKLRHAKLIQLYAVCTTEEPIYIVTELMRHGSLLEYLQKDRGASLQMSDQIEMGSQVASGMAYLELQNYIHRDLAARNVLVGDNNVCKVADFGLARVFQMENENVYEAKEGTKFPVKWTAPEAIHENKFTIKSDVWSFGVLLYEIVTFGQMPYPTMTNFQVVQQLTKGYRMPCPLNCPTFLFDIMSECWKDSPADRPTFETLQWKLEDFFDMDVSSYDDASRY, encoded by the exons ATGGAAGACTTAAGAGAGAGGTTCATACTGTGCTGCCAAAGTACTTTCCCGTGTTTCAGAGATCCGGCGAACAGTACCTCATCTTACACCGAGAAACGACAAATTGAAGTGATAACTAATCCATTTACAACCCCGACACCTGTGGAGAAGCCCGGCTACGTTTACATCGCGCTGTACGACTACACGGCGCGCACGGAGAATGATTTGAGCTTTAACGCTGGGGATAAACTGGAGCCACTCAGGAGAGAGGAAGACTGGTGGTACGCGAGAGGAATCACCGGGATTTCGGCGAACAAAGAGGGCTACATTCCTGCGAATTATGTTGCAGCCGTAGAAAGCCTCGATGCTGAGCC ATGGTATTTTCCAGAAACAAAGCGCTTGGAGGCCGAAAAGATGTTGATGTCTCAAGAGAACAAGAATGGAGCTTTTCTAATCAGAAACTGTGAAAGCCAGGAAGGAGAGCACTCACTCTCAG TGCTGGACAACGGAAAAGTGAAGCATTATAAGATCAGAAGGCATGATAATGGTGGCTACTTCGTGTCAAGGATTCGTAGTTTTTTCACATTGAAAGAACTAGTGGAGCACTACTCCAATGAGGATGGCCTCTCTGTTCGTTTGGCAGAACCCTGCAAAAAA ACAATGGCTCCAGAGACACATGGTCTATCTTACGACACTGTGGATCAGTGGGAGATCCCACGTTCCTCTCTAGAACTCTTGAAGAAGTTGGGAGCAGGGCAGTTTGGTGAGGTCTTTGAAGGCATATGGAATGGCAGCACAGCCGTCGCTGTCAAAACACTCAaaccag GAACTATGGATCCAAAAGACTTCCTGCAAGAAGCTCAGATCATGAAGAAGCTCCGTCATGCCAAACTGATCCAGCTCTATGCTGTCTGCACTACGGAAGAGCCCATCTACATCGTCACAGAGCTCATGAGGCACGGGAGCCTTCTAGAATATCTGCAAA AAGACAGGGGagcttctctgcaaatgtctgaTCAGATAGAAATGGGATCCCAAGTGGCATCTGGCATGGCATACCTTGAGCTGCAGAACTACATTCACAGAGATCTTGCGGCACGAAATGTTCTGGTGGGAGATAACAATGTGTGTAAGGTGGCCGACTTTGGTTTGGCACGTGTATTTCAG ATGGAAAATGAGAATGTTTATGAGGCCAAAGAAGGAACCAAGTTTCCAGTGAAATGGACTGCTCCCGAGGCCATCCACGAGAACAAATTCACTATCAAATCTGACGTTTGGTCTTTCGGGGTCCTACTATATGAAATTGTGACATTTGGACAGATGCCTTACCCAA CCATGACAAACTTTCAGGTGGTACAACAGTTGACCAAAGGCTACAGGATGCCGTGCCCTCTTAACTGCCcaacatttttatttgacatcATGTCCGAATGCTGGAAGGACTCTCCTGCAGACAGACCCACCTTTGAAACTCTGCAATGGAAACTCGAGGACTTCTTTGATATGGATGTCAGCTCTTACGATGACGCAAGCCGCTACTAA
- the LOC132107340 gene encoding heparan sulfate glucosamine 3-O-sulfotransferase 5-like produces the protein MLFSQQQWLRQKFSVLGSLVLGSLFFLVVREGTLDRLHLICPIKDRLCPSDTSGQMPLHTLQLKQALGLKLHRRNSIREQLRTHRLIKQLPRAIIIGVRKGGTRALLEMLSLHPAVVKASQEVHFFDNEKNYAHGVDWYLKKMPFSFPHQITVEKSPAYFITEEVPERIFKMNSSIKLLLIVREPTTRTVSDYTQVLEGKEHKNKTYNKFEELVVDSNTCEVNTKYKAVQTSIYSKYLEHWLKFFPIEQFHIVDGDSLITDPLPELKLVERFLNLPSRISQYNLYFNATRGFFCLRFNFMFSKCLAGSKGRIHPDVNTSIKEKLWRFFHPFNQKLYQITGRTFNWP, from the exons ATGCTGTTTTCACAGCAGCAGTGGCTGAGGCAGAAGTTCTCTGTACTGGGTAGCTTGGTTCTTGGGAGTCTTTTCTTTCTAGTGGTTCGAGAGGGCACTTTAGACAG ACTGCACCTCATCTGCCCCATTAAGGACAGACTGTGCCCTTCAGATACATCAGGGCAGATGCCTTTACATACCTTGCAGCTAAAGCAGGCTTTAGGTCTTAAGCTGCACAGGAGAAACAGCATAAGGGAGCAACTGCGAACGCACCGCCTCATCAAGCAGCTGCCCAGAGCCATCATCATCGGAGTGAGGAAAGGTGGAACACGTGCACTGCTGGAGATGCTCAGTCTTCACCCTGCTGTTGTCAAGGCCTCCCAGGAGGTCCACTTTTTCGACAATGAAAAGAACTATGCTCATGGTGTTGACTGGTACCTCAAAAAGATGCCCTTCTCTTTTCCACATCAAATAACTGTTGAGAAGAGTCCTGCATATTTCATCACTGAGGAGGTACCTGAGAGGATATTTAAGATGAATTCCTCTATTAAACTTCTGTTGATTGTGCGTGAGCCCACCACCCGCACCGTTTCAGACTACACACAGGTCCTAGAGGGCAAAGAGCACAAGAACAAAACATACAACAAGTTTGAGGAACTTGTGGTTGATTCCAATACTTGTGAGGTGAACACAAAGTACAAGGCTGTACAGACAAGCATCTACAGCAAGTACCTAGAACACTGGTTAAAGTTCTTTCCCATTGAGCAGTTTCACATAGTTGATGGAGACAGCCTCATCACAGACCCACTTCCGGAGCTTAAGCTGGTCGAACGATTCTTAAACCTTCCTTCACGAATCAGCCAGTACAATCTGTACTTCAATGCCACACGTGGCTTCTTCTGCTTGCGCTTCAACTTCATGTTCAGCAAGTGTCTGGCGGGTAGTAAGGGCAGAATCCATCCAGATGTAAATACCTCCATCAAGGAAAAACTGTGGCGCTTTTTCCATCCATTTAACCAGAAGCTCTATCAAATCACAGGCAGGACATTCAACTGGCCCTGA